From Pyrenophora tritici-repentis strain M4 chromosome 1, whole genome shotgun sequence, the proteins below share one genomic window:
- a CDS encoding Band-7 multi-domain protein has protein sequence MWYHVAEPNAYLVITGVGIQKVLIKKKAFVYPLQKVSKISITPFDFSMALQAMTIEKLKFSLPAVFTIGPADNPEALEKYAVLLTGESDGRPTQTAAKGVVSVGEGRSHVQDIVKGIIEGETRSIVSTMTMEELFRERKIFKEKVIQQVQSELDQFGLCIYNANVKELQDTPGSEYFAFLSRKAHEGALNQAKVDVAHARMQGEVGEAEKQGKTKQEVAKIHAQTAVLETERKAEKATADAKFTDKEIEIGRDLNVARINAKREAERRDAELQMEVEKKRALMELERLRATKVVQAKIEKESSQQKADAELYAQEKAAEGNKYTEQAEAEAAAFRLLRNAEADFQAKEREAEANFIVSKRRAEAEYFAQERAAQAQLITQQREAEGLSAMAKAYGDMANVLGGPQGLMQYLMITNGTYEKLAVANGNAIQGLQPKINVWNTGSQGADGMADPSAPIRNLFQSLPPLLSTIHDQTGMSPPSWLAQMPQQNGDKSKMHLRNGSDIDS, from the coding sequence ATGTGGTATCATGTGGCCGAACCAAATGCCTACCTCGTCATCACGGGTGTAGGCATTCAGAAGGTCTTAatcaagaagaaggcatTCGTATACCCTTTGCAAAAGGTTTCCAAGATCTCGATTACGCCTTTCGACTTCTCCATGGCCCTCCAGGCTATGACCATTGAGAAGCTCAAGTTTTCACTACCAGCAGTCTTCACGATCGGTCCCGCTGATAACCCCGAAGCTCTCGAGAAGTACGCTGTACTGCTCACAGGTGAAAGCGACGGTAGGCCGACTCAAACTGCAGCAAAGGGAGTTGTCAGTGTTGGAGAGGGTCGCAGCCATGTTCAAGACATTGTCAAAGGTATCATTGAGGGTGAGACCCGCAGCATCGTCTCCACCATGACCATGGAGGAGCTCTTCCGGGAGCGCAAGATCTTCAAGGAAAAGGTCATTCAGCAAGTCCAGTCGGAGCTTGACCAGTTTGGACTTTGCATCTACAACGCCAACGTCAAGGAGCTGCAGGATACTCCGGGATCAGAGTACTTTGCCTTCCTCTCCCGCAAGGCACACGAGGGCGCACTCAACCAAGCCAAGGTCGATGTTGCTCACGCTCGTATGCAAGGTGAGGTGGGAGAAGCAGAGAAGCAGGGAAAGACCAAACAGGAAGTCGCCAAGATTCACGCCCAAACCGCCGTTCTCGAGACCGAACGCAAAGCCGAGAAGGCCACTGCGGACGCCAAATTCACCGACAAGGAGATTGAAATCGGTCGTGACCTTAACGTAGCTAGGATCAACGCCAAGCGTGAGGCCGAACGTCGTGATGCCGAGCTCCAGATGGAGGTCGAGAAGAAGAGGGCACTTATGGAGCTTGAGCGTCTCAGAGCCACCAAGGTTGTACAAGCCAAGATTGAGAAGGAGTCCTCGCAGCAGAAGGCCGATGCGGAGCTGTATGCCCAAGAGAAGGCAGCAGAGGGTAACAAGTACACTGAGCAAGCCGAAGCCGAAGCCGCCGCATTCCGTCTTCTTCGCAATGCAGAGGCAGACTTCCAGGCCAAGGAGCGCGAAGCCGAGGCCAACTTCATTGTCAGCAAGCGTCGTGCGGAAGCCGAGTACTTTGCCCAGGAGCGCGCCGCCCAAGCTCAACTCATCACCCAACAGCGTGAAGCTGAGGGTCTCTCCGCAATGGCCAAGGCCTACGGTGACATGGCTAATGTCCTCGGTGGACCTCAGGGTCTCATGCAGTACCTCATGATTACCAACGGTACCTACGAGAAGCTCGCGGTCGCCAACGGTAACGCTATCCAGGGTCTCCAGCCCAAGATCAACGTCTGGAACACGGGTAGTCAGGGCGCTGATGGCATGGCGGATCCTTCGGCTCCTATTCGCAACCTCTTCCAGAGTTTGCCACCTCTTCTCAGCACTATCCATGATCAGACGGGTATGTCACCGCCCAGCTGGTTGGCGCAGATGCCGCAGCAAAACGGCGACAAGAGCAAGATGCACTTGAGGAACGGCAGTGACATCGACTCGTAG
- a CDS encoding Tymo-45kd-70kd domain containing protein, which yields MDSERPHQSITLPRNFQFHYRDGPAPQTPEPEPQPEQLQPPPPPPRQVLKVRRRRTTMVMNPDDMDAIMDQRPIPTIEAPEIVSEPSSELPSYSLPQDDAFLSPGFGYTRMLPPPKTPVAQMRTIDHYDGHQDWSDIPHVSQSESSSRPTSSSGFSDSSISSCDSIGSFLSRGGSCTSPEEESFDPFFGPSTSKAQRPTSPSMSFQPQRTAKKIKSRATFTEEMDYHLWMTYMKYLQDPTVTPFKALPSTAPPNGACHRVARMARKTWKDPKPARAGASRASARYAAHVLTPATTSPIQGSSSASTRPNKSYMRFPTEKQCRKRLRDLAKSKPTLSAHYQRLLRRSPSPLQSSPPPEDPPQQQSQCQPVQQPLPQQQSLSSPFGQGSASFSTRDMNVSLATSTAPSMQMGNPLSQLASGVTPRPPARTWSSARSSAHQKSQSLHINLGLGNVLGSPFHAKPEASNVSTNQRNVRTWHAPASTSQSPRLGSPFQLHAPRPKSRVFKRRALHNNSFEGSRINELFGAPAESSHRRVRSRGFSLGDMMEGARRLPLPNDPLGFNPFASSGPVSAMPSPAQHSPAVAAEIQGQANVRLGSPFVGRSSNTFPREAMSHSFEPPASFEQRFAAMRDDSHYLH from the coding sequence ATGGACTCTGAACGCCCCCACCAGTCCATTACTCTACCACGGAACTTTCAGTTCCATTACCGTGACGGCCCAGCTCCACAAACACCTGAGCCTGAGCCGCAGCCTGAGCAACTgcaaccaccaccacctcctcCGCGCCAGGTGCTCAAAGTTCGTCGCCGCCGCACCACCATGGTCATGAACCCTGATGACATGGATGCCATCATGGACCAGCGGCCAATCCCTACCATCGAGGCCCCTGAGATCGTGTCGGAGCCATCGAGTGAGCTTCCTTCCTACTCACTTCCCCAAGACGACGCCTTTCTGTCTCCAGGCTTTGGCTACACTCGCATGCTACCTCCACCCAAGACTCCCGTTGCACAGATGAGGACCATCGACCACTACGACGGGCACCAGGACTGGTCTGATATCCCGCATGTCAGTCAAAGTGAATCCTCCAGCAGGCCCACGTCTTCTTCTGGTTTCTCAGACTCTTCGATATCTTCTTGCGATAGCATTGGCTCCTTCCTGTCTCGGGGAGGCAGCTGCACAAGCCCTGAAGAGGAATCTTTCGACCCTTTCTTTGGCCCATCCACAAGCAAGGCCCAACGCCCTACCTCTCCTTCCATGTCTTTTCAACCACAACGTACTGCTAAGAAAATAAAGTCAAGAGCCACTTTTACCGAGGAAATGGATTACCACCTCTGGATGACTTACATGAAGTACTTACAAGATCCCACGGTGACTCCCTTCAAGGCGCTCCCAAGCACTGCGCCGCCGAATGGAGCATGCCACCGCGTGGCGAGGATGGCTCGGAAAACCTGGAAAGACCCCAAGCCCGCCCGCGCTGGTGCCAGTCGTGCGAGTGCACGCTACGCTGCTCATGTACTCACGCCCGCCACGACCAGTCCGATCCAGGGTAGCAGCAGCGCCTCTACCAGACCGAACAAGTCTTACATGCGGTTCCCTACCGAGAAGCAGTGCAGAAAGCGCCTGAGAGACTTGGCCAAGTCGAAACCTACCTTGTCTGCTCACTACCAGCGCCTTCTCCGCCGATCGCCTTCGCCACTGCAATCCTCTCCGCCACCGGAGGACCCACCCCAACAGCAATCCCAATGCCAACCAGTGCAACAACCGCTACCCCAGCAACAGTCATTGTCTTCGCCGTTTGGGCAAGGGTCCGCCAGCTTTTCGACGAGGGATATGAACGTTTCGCTAGCCACAAGTACCGCGCCGTCAATGCAGATGGGCAATCCACTGTCCCAACTGGCAAGTGGTGTCACACCCCGGCCGCCGGCGAGGACATGGTCCAGTGCGCGGTCTTCTGCCCACCAGAAGTCGCAGTCGCTTCACATCAACTTGGGGCTGGGCAACGTACTTGGCTCCCCATTCCACGCTAAGCCCGAGGCAAGCAACGTTAGCACTAACCAAAGGAACGTACGAACCTGGCACGCGCCAGCATCCACATCGCAGTCGCCACGTCTGGGCTCGCCTTTCCAGTTGCATGCTCCCCGACCAAAGTCAAGAGTGTTCAAGCGACGTGCTCTTCATAACAATAGCTTTGAAGGATCGAGAATCAACGAGCTGTTTGGAGCACCAGCTGAGTCTAGCCATCGTCGCGTCAGGAGCCGGGGCTTTAGCTTGGGAGACATGATGGAGGGCGCCCGACGCCTGCCCCTACCCAATGATCCGTTGGGGTTCAACCCATTCGCAAGCTCAGGCCCAGTCTCTGCCATGCCGAGTCCGGCCCAGCACTCGCCAGCAGTGGCAGCTGAGATCCAGGGACAGGCCAACGTCCGCCTAGGCTCACCTTTCGTTGGCCGCTCTAGCAACACGTTCCCTCGGGAGGCGATGTCGCACAGCTTCGAGCCTCCGGCGTCCTTCGAGCAACGTTTCGCGGCAATGCGTGACGACTCCCATTACTTACACTAG
- a CDS encoding Lipoprotein-2 multi-domain protein produces MKTSFIAITLIGAAAAAPFKTIAKREVPQEHAHENVLRAVQTSLELDNPDKITNTVFGLLGAKAAAEGAGNIKDTDCLQQAIADQAFTNAKAANDVEGMTMALVYRALERNTGSVGLASAACESIKAVNPEIAALQQHQDPASDGAAALNKQIATTLGEQIAAIGGDVTMANEASTFAPGEIGDPTGAGNTCDDADDAAGCINTLKLRVDDLSADELAAISAGGAAAAGAANNTADAAAKGANNKGNAEDAAAGDAAAAEDAGAQDAAAQSAKAAQKADGANAGAKASADGISKLLASAGVSDADVAKALGLN; encoded by the exons ATGAAGACTTCATTCATCGCCATTACCCTCATTGGTGCCGCGGCTGCCGCCCCATTCAAGACCATCGCCAAGCGTGAGGTTCCCCAGGAGCATGCCCACGAGAACGTCCTCCGTGCTGTCCAGACCTCGTTGGAGTTGGACAACCCCGACAAGATTACGAACACTGTCTTCGGTCTTCTCGGCGCTAAGGCAGCTGCAGAGGGTGCTGGAAACATCAAGGATACCGACTGTCTCCAGCAAGCCATTGCTGATCAGGCTTTCACCAACGCAAAGGCGGCTAACGATGTTGAGGGTATGACCATGGCTTTGGTTTACCGTGCCCTGGAACGCAACACTGGCTCTGTCGGTCTTGCCTCTGCCGCTTGCGAGTCCATCAAGGCCGTCAACCCCGAGATCGCTGCCCTCCAACAGCATCAGGACCCTGCTTCCGACGGAGCTGCGGCACTCAACAAGCAAATTGCTACCACTCTTGGAGAACAGATCGCTGCCATCGGCGGTGACGTTACGATGGCCAACGAGGCTTCAACCTTCGCCCCTGGCGAGATCGGTGACCCTACTGGTGCCGGTAACACCTGCGATGACGCCGACGATGCTGCTGGATGTATCAATACTCTCAAGCTTCGTGTAGATGATCTTTCCGCAGACGAGCTTGCGGCTATATCAGCCGGTGgtgccgctgctgctggtgcaGCCAACAACACTGCAGACGCTGCCGCAAAGGGTGCCAACAACAAGGGCAACGCTGAGGATGCTGCCGCTGGGgatgctgctgctgctgaggATGCTGGCGCACAGGATGCCGCCGCTCAGT CAGCAAAGGCTGCACAAAAGGCCGATGGTGCAAACGCTGGCGCCAAAGCTTCGGCCGACGGAATCTCTAAACTTCTTGCCAGCGCAGGAGTTTCGGATGCGGATGTTGCCAAGGCCCTTGGTCTTAACTAA
- a CDS encoding DUF1682 domain-containing protein: MADFVKGLFGAQKPIQAPVAGDDDFADYAGAPQPTPAANPDFTAVTGAAQAAPTAMGTSRPYTAWYRIWERTTVDDFKLEMYILPFLFLLVVVHVWGTKTNRKKAKSWMKAHAPVLGNEFVQVGYTVPREGVTPSVDSMIKEKKPDEFQTYATGRQNVAFVDVKLTLYKRFSPFMWLSEAMLPLFFESFAPPTERIEATAYAFDGRETKFAPAYGQGDAKKVANSAYDGFVFAVVHKDIMKRMRDERYDLSLTTTRDHAKLPVWTTVMSESAEVTDMLLTPELIKAVNDAGDNFEAIIVSDQPMNAPKTLDETKPRKRLSLSLKFASDYSATLPIFQYFLRLPDQLASAGHFRPEALRRIKQTRDEQIAKIRKAEDEEKAEERKLAADKLKKEQRDAKLGRLSAEEQRKFLEKEREKNARKGMKRSTVKA; encoded by the exons ATGGCAGACTTCGTCAAGGGTCTCTTCGGTGCGCAGAAGCCTATACAGGCTCCAGTTGCAGGCGATGACG ACTTCGCCGACTATGCGGGTGCTCCTCAGCCCACGCCGGCTGCCAACCCAGACTTCACTGCTGTCACCGGCGCGGCACAGGCGGCTCCTACGGCCATGGGCACCAGCCGACCGTACACGGCATGGTACCGTATATGGGAGCGCACAACGGTAGATGACTTCAAGCTGGAGATGTACATCTTGCccttcctcttccttctcGTCGTCGTTCACGTCTGGGGCACCAAGACCAACCGCAAGAAGGCCAAGTCATGGATGAAGGCCCACGCGCCCGTCCTCGGCAACGAGTTTGTTCAAGTCGGCTATACGGTTCCGCGAGAGGGCGTGACTCCTTCTGTGGACAGTATGatcaaggagaagaagcCCGACGAATTCCAGACATATGCGACCGGACGCCAGAACGTCGCCTTTGTCGACGTCAAGTTGACTCTTTACAAGCGCTTCAGTCCCTTTATGTGGTTGAGCGAAGCCATGCTTCCCCTGTTCTTCGAGAGCTTCGCTCCCCCCACGGAGCGCATCGAGGCTACCGCATACGCTTTCGATGGTCGTGAGACTAAGTTTGCGCCTGCGTATGGCCAGGGCGACGCGAAGAAGGTCGCCAACAGCGCTTACGATGGATTCGTTTTCGCTGTTGTACACAAGGATATCATGAAGCGCATGCGCGATGAGCGCTACGATCTGTCTCTGACTACAACTCGCGACCACGCCAAGTTGCCTGTCTGGACTACGGTTATGAGCGAGAGCGCAGAGGTCACCGACATGCTCCTTACCCCTGAGCTCATCAAGGCTGTTAATGACGCTGGTGACAACTTCGAGGCCATCATTGTTAGCGACCAGCCGATGAACGCGCCCAAGAC TCTTGACGAAACCAAGCCTCGCAAGCGTCTCAGCCTTTCCCTGAAGTTCGCCTCAGACTACTCCGCTACCCTCCCCATCTTCCAGTACTTCCTCCGCCTCCCCGACCAACTCGCTTCCGCGGGACATTTCCGTCCTGAAGCCCTCCGCCGCATCAAGCAGACGCGCGATGAGCAGATTGCTAAGATCCGCAAGGCAGAAGACGAGGAGAAGGCCGAGGAAAGGAAGCTGGCAGCAGACAAATTGAAGAAGGAGCAGAGGGATGCAAAGTTGGGCAGACTGAGTGCGGAAGAGCAGCGCAAGTTTTTGGAAAAGGAGCGCGAGAAGAACGCACGCAAGGGCATGAAGAGGAGTACTGTCAAGGCGTAG
- a CDS encoding ChiA, Chitinase has translation MRFFSTALLALATLATTASARLVVYADEWHPTRPTEPQVRAGVDHVVVAFAMANATAGFQPKVPISTLRSEFPGAKMMMAVGGWGDDVGFAQVSSSDAAIQTFAADVAAMLKNTGADGVDIDWEYPGGNGANYKKVPNSDKLYQITAFPKVLEAIRTAIGDKLLSIAVPGKSEDMIAYTSTTGPLIWPSVDYINVMSYDLMNRRDSVTHHHTSVAESEQTIRNYLAIGAPPQKINLGFAYYAKYFTTQGDCSAHPLGCPIALAEDPVTGKDLLTSGAYTFEPAHMEPVNLSSITISYDGTCGPEKNTKCATGCCSQYGNCGTSPEHCSGGCQHAFGTGCTDADVAGSWQRAVKNGVTDQQAGGQYYFDAENRLFWTWDTPDLISRKFEDIVKKYRLGGVMAWSLGEDSAGWTHLTRMAQEVAKLQRTTGNLPSGVTPDSTMTGNTPQETGLRYSSPPSGSTSSEGPSTAAQSSDGPYSIVWVDGTPNGPAGDYVTTPGSPPDCNGDEPVDVQPEDVGLSSTTTALVMTNTMAIAVSFEVAIPTTTIIQSPALEIISIAISTPTAVTTQPSPNSPFDATFKPDPGYVNPNWSVKESSVPAPNGQQPGAAAASSQYLEPTTSQSLEPFASQSLEPTTSQSTSNSTAQPHRAPYSSQPMQPVGAPPRVVVAAASSSSVTTVPEALETAAYTGGSCRLRWRKKAYDV, from the exons ATGCGTTTCTTTTCAACGGCGCTTCTCGCACTTGCCACCCTCGCTACAACAGCAAGTGCTCGGCTCGTGGTATACGCAGACGA GTGGCACCCAACACGTCCCACTGAACCACAAGTCCGAGCTGGTGTCGATCATGTCGTTGTCGCTTTCGCTATGGCCAACGCAACGGCTGGTTTCCAACCCAAAGTCCCCATCTCAACGCTTCGGTCTGAGTTCCCTGGCGCGAAGATGATGATGGCTGTTGGCGGATGGGGTGATGATGTCGGCTTCGCGCAAGTGTCCAGCAGCGATGCGGCAATCCAGACGTTCGCAGCAGATGTTGCCGCAATGTTGAAGAACACTGGCGCTGACGGTGTCGACATCGATTGGGAGTACCCAGGAGGAAACGGTGCCAATTACAAGAAAGTCCCTAACAGCGACAAGCTCTACCAAATCACTGCTTTCCCAAAGGTTCTGGAGGCTATCCGCACAGCCATCGGCGACAAATTGCTCTCAATCGCTGTACCAGGAAAGAGCGAGGACATGATCGCTTACACAAGTACGACTGGTCCTCTAATTTGGCCGTCTGTCGATTACATCAACGTCATGAGTTACGATCTGATGAACCGCCGTGACAGCGTAACTCATCATCACACCTCCGTAGCCGAGTCAGAACAGACGATTAGAAACTACCTTGCCATAGGTGCTCCACCCCAGAAGATCAACCTCGGGTTCGCGTACTACGCAAAGTACTTCACTACCCAAGGCGACTGCAGTGCCCACCCCCTCGGCTGCCCCATTGCCCTGGCCGAAGACCCCGTCACTGGCAAAGATTTACTCACCTCAGGCGCCTACACCTTCGAACCCGCTCACATGGAACCCGTCAATCTCTCCTCAATCACCATATCCTACGATGGCACCTGTGGTCCCGAGAAGAACACTAAATGCGCCACAGGCTGCTGCTCGCAGTACGGGAACTGCGGCACTTCTCCAGAACACTGCAGTGGCGGTTGCCAGCACGCCTTTGGTACAGGCTGCACTGACGCCGACGTAGCTGGGTCCTGGCAGCGCGCTGTTAAGAATGGTGTTACTGATCAGCAAGCTGGTGGACAATACTACTTTGATGCTGAGAACCGGTTATTTTGGACCTGGGATACGCCGGACCTCATCTCGAGGAAGTTCGAGGATATTGTCAAGAAGTATCGTCTCGGTGGTGTTATGGCGTGGAGTCTGGGTGAGGATAGTGCGGGTTGGACACATTTGACGCGTATGGCTCAGGAGGTTGCAAAGCTTCAGCGTACCACTGGCAATTTGCCTTCTGGTGTAACTCCCGATTCGACAATGACGGGAAATACACCACAAGAAACAGGCCTCCGATACTCGTCACCACCTTCCGGATCAACATCTTCTGAGGGCCCGTCGACCGCTGCTCAATCCTCAGATGGCCCTTACAGTATTGTCTGGGTAGACGGCACACCAAACGGGCCTGCGGGTGACTACGTCACTACTCCGGGTTCTCCTCCTGACTGCAATGGCGACGAACCGGTAGATGTACAGCCCGAGGATGTTGGTCTATCATCCACTACTACAGCACTCGTTATGACCAACACCATGGCCATCGCAGTAAGCTTCGAGGTTGCTATCCCGACTACCACTATCATCCAATCTCCAGCTCTCGAAATCATCTCGATCGCCATCTCGACACCTACCGCGGTTACTACTCAACCCTCCCCCAACTCCCCGTTTGACGCCACTTTCAAACCCGACCCCGGGTATGTGAACCCAAACTGGTCTGTGAAAGAGTCTTCCGTACCGGCACCAAATGGACAACAGCCTGGAGCTGCTGCTGCATCGTCGCAATACTTGGAGCCTACTACCTCGCAGTCCTTGGAGCCTTTTGCCTCGCAGTCACTGGAACCTACTACCTCACAGTCCACAAGCAATTCCACCGCCCAACCGCACCGGGCTCCGTACTCCTCGCAGCCTATGCAGCCAGTAGGCGCTCCCCCTAGGGTAGTAGTAGCTGCTGCGTCCTCTTCGTCTGTCACCACCGTTCCAGAGGCTTTAGAGACTGCGGCGTATACCGGTGGCTCATGTCGGTTGCGTTGGCGGAAAAAGGCATATGATGTGTAG
- a CDS encoding SAC6, Ca2+-binding actin-bundling protein fimbrin-plastin (EF-Hand superfamily) gives MNIIKLQKKYPQFEQGEIFGLQDAFRRLDVDDKGYLDESTVIKAAQQSEHQPYDVVRQALKEVELDSSRRVELDDYVDLISKLRVSSPAQQRMSTGPTRPRAGTASSVNSPSNPGHSSKNSIGGGGRIQVQGSSANVTHTINEDERTEFTRHINAVLAGDPDIGDRLPFPTDTFEMFKLHPELYRLLLDDETLEQFLRLPPEQILLRWFNYHLKNAKWHRTVSNFSTDVKDGENYTVLLNQLAPETCSRSPLQQTDLLQRAEMVLQNADALDCRKFLTPSSLVAGNPKLNLAFVANLFNTHPCLDPITEEEKAEIDDFDAAGEREARVFTLWLNSLDVKPVVQTFYEDLKDGTVILQAYDKVIPGSVNWRHVNKPRDGQELMRFKALENTNYAVELGKQVQFSLPGIQGADITDGQRTLTLGLVWQLMRKDIVSTLNGLAQRLGKREISDADMIKWANDMARKGGQGSQIRSFKDSSLSNAIFLLDVLAGMKPAYVDYDLVAPGRNDDECYQNAKLAISIARKMGATIWLVPDDIVAVQSRLITTFIGSLMSTGEKLAGQ, from the exons ATGAACATCATCAAGCTGCAAAA GAAATACCCTCAATTCGAGCAGGGTGAGATTTTCGGCCTGCAGGATGCCTTCCGTAGGCTCGACGTCGACGACAAGGGCTACCTCGACGAGAGCACCGTCATCAAGGCTGCGCAGCAGTCGGAGCACCAGCCGTACGATGTCGTGCGACAAGCCCTGAAAGAGGTCGAGCTCGACAGTTCACGGAGAGTAGAGCTGGACGATTATGTCGAT CTCATTTCCAAACTGCGTGTCTCGTCCCCCGCTCAGCAGCGCATGTCTACGGGCCCAACCCGCCCCCGAGCCGGCACCGCTTCCAGCGTCAACTCGCCATCAAATCCTGGACACTCCTCCAAGAACAGCAttggtggtggtggcagGATTCAAGTCCAGGGCTCTTCTGCAAACGTTACCCACACTATCAACGAAGATGAGCGAACAGAGTTTACCCGCCATATCAATGCTGTCCTCGCTGGCGACCCAGACATTGGTGATCGTCTGCCCTTCCCTACCGACACATTCGAGATGTTCAAGCTACATCCTGAGCTCTACAGGCTACTCCTAGACGACGAGACATTGGAGCAGTTCCTGCGCCTGCCCCCGGAGCAGATCCTGCTGAGGTGGTTCAATTACCACCTGAAGAACGCCAAGTGGCACAGGAC TGTCTCCAACTTCTCAACAGATGTCAAAGACGGCGAGAACTACACTGTCCTCCTTAATCAGCTAGCACCCGAAACCTGCTCTCGTTCCCCGCTCCAGCAAACTGATCTCCTCCAACGCGCTGAGATGGTCCTACAAAACGCCGATGCCCTCGACTGCCGCAAGTTCCTCACGCCCTCATCACTCGTAGCCGGCAACCCGAAGCTCAACTTGGCCTTCGTCGCCAACCTGTTCAACACACACCCATGCCTTGATCCCATTACCGAAGAGGAGAAGGCCGAGATCGACGACTTTGATGCGGCAGGAGAGCGCGAAGCCCGTGTCTTTACCCTGTGGCTCAACTCTCTCGATGTTAAGCCGGTTGTGCAAACTTTCTACGAAGATCTTAAGGATGGTACCGTCATTCTGCAAGCATATGACAAGGTCATCCCAGGCAGTGTGAACTGGCGACACGTGAACAAGCCACGGGACGGCCAGGAGCTGATGCGCTTCAAGGCTCTCGAGAACACCAACTACGCCGTTGAACTCGGCAAGCAGGTCCAGTTCTCGTTACCCGGTATCCAGGGAGCTGATATCACTGACGGCCAGCGCACACTTACTCTTGGTCTCGTATGGCAACTGATGCGCAAAGACATTGTCTCTACACTCAATGGTCTTGCCCAGCGTCTCGGCAAGCGCGAAATCTCCGATGCGGATATGATCAAGTGGGCAAACGACATGGCACGCAAGGGCGGTCAGGGCAGCCAGATTCGATCCTTCAAGGATTCTTCTCTCAGCAATGCCATCTTCCTGCTCGATGTTCTGGCTGGCATGAAGCCCGCATATGTCGACTACGACCTCGTCGCTCCTGGTCGCAATGACGACGAGTGCTACCAGAACGCTAAGCTGGCTATCAGTATTGCGCGAAAGATGGGCGCGACAATTTGGCTTGTGCCAGATGACATTGTTGCAGTACAGAGTAGGCTTATCACCACCTTTATCGGTAGTTTGATGAGCACGGGTGAGAAATTGGCGGGGCAGTAG